The Streptomyces sp. RKAG293 genome includes a region encoding these proteins:
- a CDS encoding MoaD/ThiS family protein — MAIEVRIPTILRTYTDGAKAVDGAGSTLDELFSDLESRHTGIRERIVVDGGLRRFVNVYLNDEDVRFLDGISTKLTDGDSVTILPAVAGGSSSAAIETNAV, encoded by the coding sequence ATGGCCATCGAGGTCCGCATTCCGACCATCCTCCGCACCTACACCGACGGCGCCAAGGCCGTCGACGGTGCGGGCAGCACGCTCGACGAACTCTTCTCGGACCTCGAGAGCCGGCACACCGGAATCCGCGAGCGCATCGTCGTCGACGGCGGCCTGCGCCGTTTCGTCAACGTCTACCTCAACGACGAGGACGTCCGCTTCCTCGACGGCATCAGCACCAAGCTCACCGACGGTGACAGCGTCACGATCCTCCCGGCCGTCGCCGGCGGCTCCAGCTCCGCGGCGATCGAAACGAACGCCGTCTGA
- a CDS encoding putative leader peptide yields the protein MVPHDVKNNPPGMLLVARLHVDLCRVASAACSRA from the coding sequence ATGGTTCCCCACGACGTGAAGAACAACCCGCCGGGCATGCTGCTCGTCGCGCGGCTGCACGTCGACCTCTGCCGTGTCGCCAGCGCCGCGTGTTCGCGCGCCTGA
- a CDS encoding M67 family metallopeptidase: protein MLTITQEIHDAIVAHARADHPDEACGIVAGPEGSGRPERFIPMLNAARSPTFYEFDSTDLLKLYRDLDDRDEEPVIVYHSHTATEAYPSRTDITYANEPGAHYVLVSTAEEFQFRSFRIVEGVVTEEDVRVVASGA from the coding sequence ATGCTGACCATCACGCAGGAGATCCACGACGCGATCGTCGCCCACGCCCGCGCCGACCACCCCGACGAGGCGTGCGGCATCGTCGCGGGACCTGAGGGCAGCGGCCGTCCCGAGCGCTTCATCCCCATGCTGAACGCGGCCCGCTCACCCACGTTCTACGAGTTCGACTCCACCGACCTGCTCAAGCTCTACCGCGACCTGGACGACCGCGACGAGGAGCCGGTGATCGTCTACCACTCGCACACCGCCACCGAGGCGTACCCGTCCCGCACCGACATCACCTACGCGAACGAGCCCGGCGCGCACTACGTCCTGGTCTCCACCGCGGAGGAGTTCCAGTTCCGCTCGTTCCGCATCGTGGAGGGGGTCGTGACCGAAGAAGACGTGCGGGTAGTGGCCTCCGGCGCCTGA
- a CDS encoding amino acid permease, with protein sequence MPTEHTRHEAAAADAAAAPVTEEGYQRGLGSRQIQMIAIGGAIGTGLFLGAGKAIHQAGPSLIMMYAIAGVIIFFIMRALGELLTYRPVSGSFADYAREFLGPFWGFVTGWTYWLMWVVTGMAEVTAASVYITYWWKDIPQWISALIFLLVLFGVNLISVKVFGEVEFWFSMIKVTAIIGMILIGIGVLTIGFSAAGDTASLSHLWGDGGVFPNGVGKSLMTLQIVMFAYLAVELVGVTAGEAENPRETLPKAINTLPWRIGVFYVGALIVILGVVSWTEFQPGVSPFVAAFAKIGIPFGAAIVNFVVLTAALSSCNSGMYSTGRMLRDLAVNGQGPRAFAKLNSRQTPAAGILVSVALMGIGVWINYVDPDGAFTYITAFATVAGVWTWAMILISHLRYRAAVKAGRAAEAWFKAPGAPYTSWIALIFLAGVMVLIGIDKDARISLYSAPVWFAILGIGYAWLKRKNPEAFAPKPHVAPEPALADAAS encoded by the coding sequence ATGCCGACGGAACACACCCGACACGAGGCAGCCGCAGCCGACGCGGCCGCCGCGCCGGTCACCGAAGAGGGCTACCAGCGAGGGCTCGGCAGCCGGCAGATCCAGATGATCGCCATCGGCGGTGCCATCGGCACCGGCCTCTTCCTGGGCGCCGGCAAGGCCATCCATCAGGCCGGACCGAGCCTGATCATGATGTACGCCATCGCCGGCGTCATCATCTTCTTCATCATGCGGGCGCTGGGCGAACTGCTCACCTACCGCCCCGTATCCGGCTCCTTCGCCGACTACGCCCGCGAGTTCCTGGGCCCGTTCTGGGGGTTCGTCACCGGCTGGACGTACTGGCTGATGTGGGTGGTGACCGGCATGGCCGAGGTCACCGCCGCCTCGGTGTACATCACCTACTGGTGGAAGGACATCCCGCAGTGGATCTCCGCCCTGATCTTCCTGCTGGTGCTCTTCGGAGTGAACCTCATCTCGGTGAAGGTCTTCGGCGAGGTCGAGTTCTGGTTCTCGATGATCAAGGTCACCGCGATCATCGGCATGATCCTCATCGGCATCGGCGTCCTGACCATCGGGTTCTCCGCCGCCGGCGACACCGCCTCGCTCAGCCATCTGTGGGGTGACGGCGGGGTCTTCCCCAACGGCGTCGGCAAGTCCCTCATGACGCTGCAGATCGTGATGTTCGCCTACCTCGCCGTCGAACTCGTCGGCGTCACCGCCGGTGAGGCCGAGAACCCCCGCGAGACGCTCCCCAAGGCCATCAACACGCTGCCCTGGCGGATCGGCGTGTTCTACGTCGGCGCGCTCATCGTGATCCTCGGCGTCGTCTCCTGGACCGAGTTCCAGCCGGGCGTCAGCCCGTTCGTGGCCGCCTTCGCCAAGATCGGCATCCCGTTCGGCGCGGCCATCGTGAACTTCGTGGTCCTCACCGCCGCCCTGTCGTCCTGCAACTCCGGCATGTACTCCACCGGCCGCATGCTGCGCGACCTGGCCGTGAACGGCCAGGGCCCCAGGGCCTTCGCCAAGCTCAACTCCCGCCAGACCCCGGCCGCCGGCATCCTCGTCTCCGTCGCCCTGATGGGCATCGGCGTCTGGATCAACTACGTCGACCCGGACGGCGCCTTCACCTACATCACCGCCTTCGCGACCGTCGCCGGCGTCTGGACCTGGGCGATGATCCTCATCTCCCATCTGCGCTACCGCGCGGCGGTCAAGGCCGGCCGCGCCGCCGAAGCCTGGTTCAAGGCGCCCGGCGCCCCCTACACCAGCTGGATCGCGCTGATCTTCCTGGCCGGCGTGATGGTCCTGATCGGCATCGACAAGGACGCACGGATTTCGCTCTACAGCGCCCCCGTGTGGTTCGCGATCCTCGGCATCGGGTACGCCTGGCTCAAGCGCAAGAACCCGGAGGCGTTCGCCCCCAAGCCGCACGTCGCCCCGGAACCCGCACTGGCCGACGCCGCGAGCTGA
- a CDS encoding DUF2017 domain-containing protein, protein MAGYFEPAPGGGAVITLDTVEISILRSLTVQLLEMIGPGEEPVSDDPLAALFPADGPTKPPADPALARLFPDAYEDTAQSSEFRRFTENDLRTRKREDALAVVRSLDDAAPELLLTPEDARRWLGALNDLRLTIGTRLEVTDEDTELYRLPDDDPLKPMVMAYLWLGGLQETLIETL, encoded by the coding sequence ATGGCCGGCTACTTCGAACCCGCCCCGGGCGGCGGCGCCGTCATCACCCTCGACACCGTCGAGATCTCCATCCTGCGCAGCCTCACCGTGCAGCTCCTGGAGATGATCGGCCCGGGGGAGGAGCCGGTCTCCGACGACCCGCTCGCCGCGCTGTTCCCGGCCGACGGGCCGACGAAGCCGCCGGCAGACCCGGCGCTGGCCCGGCTGTTCCCCGACGCCTACGAGGACACCGCCCAGTCCTCGGAGTTCCGCCGCTTCACCGAGAACGACCTGCGCACCCGCAAGCGCGAGGACGCGCTGGCCGTGGTCCGCTCCCTCGACGACGCCGCCCCTGAGCTGCTGCTCACCCCCGAGGACGCCCGCCGCTGGCTCGGCGCCCTCAACGACCTGCGGCTGACCATCGGCACCCGGCTGGAGGTCACCGACGAGGACACCGAGCTCTACCGGCTGCCGGACGACGATCCGCTCAAGCCGATGGTGATGGCGTACCTGTGGCTCGGCGGTCTGCAGGAGACGCTGATCGAGACCCTGTGA
- the clpS gene encoding ATP-dependent Clp protease adapter ClpS yields MSARPSPSPALPRTRSARCSVAPAEIARPESTEAPFEVPDPDVPWVTLVHNDPVNLMSYVTYVFQAYFGYSKDKAVKLMKDVHHKGRAAVSSGTREEMERDVQAMHGYGLWATLQQDR; encoded by the coding sequence ATGAGTGCCCGCCCGTCTCCCTCCCCCGCCCTTCCAAGGACGCGCTCCGCGCGCTGTTCTGTCGCCCCCGCAGAGATCGCCCGGCCCGAGTCGACCGAGGCCCCCTTCGAAGTGCCCGACCCGGACGTCCCCTGGGTGACCCTGGTGCACAACGACCCCGTCAATCTCATGAGCTACGTGACGTACGTCTTCCAGGCGTACTTCGGATACTCCAAGGACAAGGCCGTCAAACTCATGAAGGACGTCCACCACAAGGGCCGCGCCGCCGTCTCCAGCGGCACCCGCGAAGAGATGGAGCGCGACGTGCAGGCGATGCACGGCTACGGCCTGTGGGCGACCCTGCAGCAGGACCGCTGA
- a CDS encoding nicotinate phosphoribosyltransferase, translating to MSAADLGLPVAVPSTALFTDRYELTMLQAALRSGAAHRHSVFEVFTRRLPEGRRYGVVCGTGRVLDAVENFRFDADVLDFLARENVVDGPTLEWLATYRFTGDIWGYPEGEVYFPGSPILRVEGSFAEAVILETVILSILNHDSAIAAAASRMAVAAGGRPLMEMGARRAHELAAVAASRAAYVGGFLSSSNLAAGFRYGLPTIGTAAHAFTLLHDTERDAFVAQVESLGRGTTLLVDTYDLMSAVRTAVEVAGPELGAVRIDSGDLLLLAHRVRQQLDDLGAKDTRIVVTSDLDEYAIASLAAAPVDAYGVGTSLVTGSGHPTCSMVYKLVSRASSNEPDAPMVAVAKKSMGAKSSVGGRKWAARRLDEDGVAEAEVVGTGPVPAELADRQLLVPLVRGGEITGREPLEAARTRHIEARAGLPLSASQLSRGEPVLPTEQV from the coding sequence ATGAGCGCTGCAGATCTGGGGCTGCCGGTGGCCGTACCGTCCACCGCGCTGTTCACCGACCGGTACGAGTTGACGATGTTGCAGGCCGCGCTGCGCAGCGGGGCGGCGCACCGGCACTCGGTGTTCGAGGTCTTCACCCGCCGGCTGCCGGAGGGCCGCCGGTACGGCGTCGTCTGCGGCACCGGACGGGTGCTGGACGCGGTGGAGAACTTCCGCTTCGACGCCGATGTGCTGGACTTCCTCGCCCGCGAGAACGTGGTGGACGGGCCGACGTTGGAGTGGCTGGCCACGTACCGGTTCACCGGCGACATCTGGGGTTACCCCGAGGGCGAGGTGTACTTCCCCGGCTCGCCGATCCTGCGGGTGGAGGGCAGCTTCGCCGAGGCGGTGATCCTGGAGACGGTGATCCTGTCGATCCTCAACCACGACTCCGCGATCGCGGCGGCCGCGTCGCGGATGGCGGTCGCGGCCGGCGGCCGTCCGCTGATGGAGATGGGCGCCCGGCGGGCGCACGAACTGGCGGCGGTCGCCGCGTCGCGGGCCGCGTACGTCGGCGGCTTCCTGTCCTCCTCGAACCTGGCGGCCGGCTTCCGCTACGGGCTGCCGACGATCGGCACGGCCGCGCACGCCTTCACCCTGCTGCACGACACCGAGCGGGACGCCTTCGTCGCGCAGGTGGAATCGCTGGGCCGGGGTACGACGCTGCTGGTGGACACCTACGACCTGATGTCGGCGGTCCGCACCGCCGTCGAGGTCGCCGGGCCCGAGCTGGGCGCGGTCCGCATCGACTCCGGCGACCTGCTGCTGCTCGCCCACCGGGTGCGGCAGCAGCTGGACGACCTCGGCGCCAAGGACACCCGGATCGTGGTGACCTCCGATCTCGACGAGTACGCCATCGCCTCGCTGGCGGCGGCGCCGGTGGACGCGTACGGCGTCGGCACCTCGCTGGTGACCGGCAGCGGCCACCCGACCTGCTCCATGGTCTACAAACTGGTCTCCCGGGCCTCGTCGAACGAGCCGGACGCGCCGATGGTGGCCGTCGCCAAGAAGTCGATGGGCGCCAAGAGCAGCGTCGGCGGCCGCAAGTGGGCGGCCCGGCGGCTGGACGAGGACGGGGTCGCGGAGGCCGAGGTGGTCGGCACCGGGCCCGTGCCGGCGGAGCTCGCGGACCGGCAGCTGCTGGTTCCGCTGGTCCGCGGCGGGGAGATCACCGGCCGCGAGCCGCTGGAGGCGGCCCGCACCCGGCACATCGAGGCACGCGCGGGGCTGCCGCTGTCCGCCTCGCAGCTCTCCCGCGGCGAGCCGGTGCTCCCCACGGAGCAGGTGTGA
- a CDS encoding isochorismatase family protein — translation MHRALIVVDVQNDFCEGGSLAVAGGSDVAAAITDLVGQATACYRHVVATRDHHVDPGDHFSDRPDFVTSWPVHCVAGTEGVGFHPNFAPAVASGAVDAVFDKGAYSAAYSGFEGLDENGLGLTEWLRERAVTEVDVVGIATDHCVRATALDAAREGFVTQVLLDLTAGVAPATTESALAELLAAGVRLTGKPAVGA, via the coding sequence ATGCACCGCGCACTGATCGTCGTGGACGTCCAGAACGATTTCTGCGAGGGCGGCAGCCTCGCGGTCGCCGGCGGCTCGGACGTGGCCGCCGCGATCACCGATCTCGTCGGCCAGGCCACCGCCTGCTACCGCCATGTGGTGGCCACCCGTGACCACCACGTCGATCCGGGGGACCACTTCTCGGACCGGCCGGACTTCGTGACGTCCTGGCCCGTGCACTGTGTGGCGGGCACCGAGGGCGTCGGGTTCCATCCGAACTTCGCGCCCGCGGTCGCCTCCGGCGCCGTGGACGCGGTCTTCGACAAGGGCGCGTACTCGGCCGCCTACAGCGGCTTCGAGGGGCTGGACGAGAACGGCCTGGGGCTCACCGAGTGGCTGCGGGAGCGCGCTGTCACCGAGGTGGACGTGGTCGGGATCGCCACCGACCACTGCGTGCGGGCCACGGCCCTGGACGCGGCCCGGGAGGGCTTCGTCACGCAGGTGCTGCTCGATCTCACGGCGGGTGTCGCCCCGGCGACCACGGAGAGCGCGCTGGCCGAGCTGCTGGCCGCGGGCGTCCGGCTGACGGGAAAGCCGGCGGTCGGGGCCTGA
- a CDS encoding immune inhibitor A domain-containing protein translates to MKNLRSNIRPATLAVALVALGAMAMPATLAAAAPAAGNEAQASHDPMQAPTGKAPAGTKAKVDDDRLGPLGREQAVRRQDALQKVIAGDLTVQDSGRSKVAKLSAGKYVELSREKTDKIFVILAEFGDKVDPQYGGTVGPLHNQIAEPDRSTDNSTAWQKDYNAQSFQDLYFSHDPKKESVAKYYEKQSSGRYSVNGEVSDWVKVDYNEARYGNNKCGATNCATVEDLVRDGTAQWAADQKAKGRTAAQIKTDLAQYDQWDRYDFDHDGNFNEPDGYIDHFQIVHAGEDESAGGGVQGTDALWAHRGYAYQGDEGFSGPAGNQLGGTPIGDTGIWVGDYTMQPENGGLGVYAHEYGHDLGLPDLYDTTYIGENGTAFWSLMSSGSWLSNGTTDIGSLPGDMDAWDKMQLGWLKYDTAKAAKLSTHKLGVAEYNTKDPQGLVVTLPSKSVTTAITTPFAGTKQWWSGSGNDLRNTLTRHVDLTGKTSAALSFKGWYDTEDGYDYLYTEVSTNGGVNWAPIDGTIDGQPITRNGSGRPAMTGTTGGYKDMNYPLDAFAGKQIELRFRYRTDGGVAQKGFAADNLTITADGAAVFTDGAEGDDNGWTANGFSRSEASFTKSYPQYYIAENRQYVSYDKVLKTGPYNFGFGTAAPKKVEHYAYQNGLLIWLWDTSQLDNNVGEHPGHGQILPIDAHAKPDAWSDGALFRNKIQSADSTFGWYPTDALTAHKNGVATTIKSKPGVPVFDDRHGTYWYDTNPYASVQVPNTNTRISILFDSPNGQNTIVAVSPAGR, encoded by the coding sequence TTGAAGAATCTTCGCAGCAACATCAGACCCGCCACCCTCGCGGTGGCGCTCGTCGCACTCGGTGCGATGGCGATGCCCGCGACCTTGGCCGCAGCCGCTCCCGCGGCGGGCAACGAGGCGCAGGCGAGCCACGATCCGATGCAGGCGCCGACCGGCAAGGCGCCGGCCGGCACCAAGGCCAAGGTCGACGACGACCGTCTCGGCCCGCTCGGGCGCGAGCAGGCGGTACGCCGGCAGGACGCCCTGCAGAAGGTGATCGCGGGGGACCTCACGGTCCAGGACAGCGGCCGCTCCAAGGTCGCCAAACTCAGCGCGGGCAAGTACGTCGAGCTGAGCCGCGAGAAGACCGACAAGATCTTCGTGATCCTCGCCGAATTCGGCGACAAGGTCGACCCGCAGTACGGCGGCACCGTCGGACCGCTGCACAACCAGATAGCGGAACCCGACCGTTCCACGGACAACAGCACCGCCTGGCAGAAGGACTACAACGCGCAGTCCTTCCAGGACCTCTACTTCTCCCACGACCCCAAGAAGGAGTCGGTGGCGAAGTACTACGAGAAGCAGTCCTCCGGCCGCTACTCGGTCAACGGCGAGGTCTCCGACTGGGTCAAGGTCGACTACAACGAGGCCCGTTACGGCAACAACAAGTGCGGCGCCACCAACTGCGCCACCGTCGAGGACCTGGTCCGCGACGGCACCGCGCAGTGGGCCGCGGACCAGAAGGCCAAGGGCCGCACCGCCGCGCAGATCAAGACGGACCTGGCCCAGTACGACCAGTGGGACCGTTACGACTTCGACCACGACGGCAACTTCAACGAGCCCGACGGTTACATCGACCACTTCCAGATCGTGCACGCGGGCGAGGACGAGTCCGCGGGCGGCGGCGTCCAGGGCACCGACGCGCTGTGGGCCCACCGCGGCTACGCCTACCAGGGTGACGAGGGCTTCTCCGGCCCGGCCGGCAACCAGCTCGGCGGCACCCCGATCGGCGACACCGGCATCTGGGTCGGCGACTACACGATGCAGCCGGAGAACGGCGGCCTGGGCGTCTACGCCCACGAGTACGGCCACGACCTCGGCCTGCCCGACCTGTACGACACCACGTACATCGGCGAGAACGGCACCGCCTTCTGGTCGCTGATGTCGTCCGGCTCCTGGCTCTCCAACGGCACCACCGACATCGGCTCGCTGCCCGGTGACATGGACGCCTGGGACAAGATGCAGCTCGGCTGGCTGAAGTACGACACCGCCAAGGCCGCCAAGCTCTCCACGCACAAGCTCGGCGTCGCCGAGTACAACACCAAGGACCCGCAGGGCCTGGTCGTGACGCTGCCGTCGAAGAGCGTCACCACCGCGATCACCACGCCCTTCGCGGGCACCAAGCAGTGGTGGAGCGGCTCGGGCAACGACCTGCGCAACACCCTGACCCGCCACGTCGACCTCACCGGCAAGACGTCCGCCGCCCTGTCGTTCAAGGGCTGGTACGACACCGAGGACGGCTACGACTACCTCTACACCGAGGTGTCCACCAACGGCGGCGTCAACTGGGCCCCGATCGACGGCACCATCGACGGCCAGCCCATCACCCGCAACGGCAGTGGCCGCCCGGCCATGACCGGCACCACGGGTGGCTACAAGGACATGAACTACCCGCTCGACGCCTTCGCCGGAAAGCAGATCGAGCTGCGCTTCCGCTACCGCACCGACGGTGGTGTCGCGCAGAAGGGCTTCGCGGCCGACAACCTGACGATCACCGCCGACGGCGCGGCCGTCTTCACCGACGGTGCCGAGGGTGACGACAACGGCTGGACCGCGAACGGCTTCAGCCGCTCCGAGGCGTCCTTCACCAAGTCGTACCCGCAGTACTACATCGCGGAGAACCGCCAGTACGTCAGCTACGACAAGGTCCTGAAGACCGGTCCTTACAACTTCGGGTTCGGCACCGCCGCCCCGAAGAAGGTCGAGCACTACGCCTACCAGAACGGCCTGCTGATCTGGCTCTGGGACACCTCGCAGCTGGACAACAACGTCGGCGAGCACCCCGGCCACGGCCAGATCCTGCCGATCGACGCGCACGCCAAGCCCGACGCCTGGTCGGACGGCGCGCTGTTCCGCAACAAGATCCAGTCCGCGGACTCCACCTTCGGCTGGTACCCGACCGACGCCCTCACCGCGCACAAGAACGGTGTCGCCACGACGATCAAGTCCAAGCCGGGCGTCCCGGTCTTCGACGACCGTCACGGCACGTACTGGTACGACACCAACCCGTACGCGAGTGTCCAGGTGCCGAACACGAATACCCGCATTTCGATCCTGTTCGACTCCCCGAACGGACAGAACACGATCGTCGCGGTCAGCCCCGCAGGTCGCTGA
- a CDS encoding RDD family protein, with protein sequence MPPLGDVGKRLLARIIDFILISIPVGLLDWAFGTFQTDTDDINYGRSILGSCVAAVLYIGYEWWMTRATGQTLGKKWLGVRIAMLDNGAAPTSSAALIRACVFWLPTLFCCPCLWIVLIGILLLLDKPYRQGLHDKAAKTVVVTA encoded by the coding sequence ATGCCGCCGCTCGGCGACGTCGGCAAGCGACTGCTCGCGAGGATCATCGACTTCATCCTCATCTCCATCCCGGTCGGCCTGCTCGACTGGGCGTTCGGCACCTTCCAGACCGACACGGACGACATCAACTACGGCCGGTCGATCCTGGGGTCCTGCGTGGCCGCGGTCCTCTACATCGGCTACGAGTGGTGGATGACCAGGGCGACGGGCCAGACCCTGGGCAAGAAGTGGCTGGGGGTGCGCATCGCCATGCTGGACAACGGCGCCGCCCCCACCTCGTCGGCGGCGCTGATCCGCGCCTGTGTGTTCTGGCTGCCGACGCTGTTCTGCTGCCCGTGCCTGTGGATCGTGCTCATCGGGATCCTGCTGCTGCTCGACAAGCCGTACCGCCAGGGTCTGCACGACAAGGCGGCGAAGACCGTGGTCGTCACGGCGTGA
- a CDS encoding RDD family protein, with protein sequence MSSPSTGSSGSSGSPVPGYYPDPSIPGYIRYWNGGAWVPGTSRPAPRPGEELAPPPGQDAGGRGTPGPAASAPASGRGTSLPAVEESGVMFFDEDPVRAQEPTASDGRGAAAAPVWSAAPAVEPPRTTWGAAEPQPQPERSAPDANLPATRGASAPAGTAATGTPAAGTPWGTEPRRSPPQPQTPEHPQPHLPRQSQQQQFPQQPQTPQQQSPQQSQPAAGEGTDGRRAGSAPLAQAAPAPWAQQVHELARQGPGGTGPGTGTGGGTAGGGVVAVPGQQGESAGVVPWRPPVNDPFASMVQEQGRPAGLGRRLAARLLDTVIVLALTGAAAVPLGTAAYHHLKDKVDEARQTGETVTVWLIDGTTGVQLAIVVGVALVAGLLYEVLPTAKWGRTLGKKLFGLRVVDIESQLAPGFGPSLRRWLTHTVLDALVIGVVGLVWCMIDRPWRQCWHDKAARTFVARQ encoded by the coding sequence ATGAGCTCACCCTCCACTGGCTCCTCCGGTTCCTCCGGTTCCCCCGTTCCGGGGTACTACCCGGATCCGTCGATCCCGGGCTACATCCGGTACTGGAACGGTGGCGCCTGGGTGCCGGGCACCAGCCGCCCCGCACCGCGGCCCGGCGAGGAGCTCGCCCCGCCGCCGGGGCAGGACGCCGGCGGCCGGGGAACGCCCGGCCCAGCGGCCTCCGCGCCGGCCTCCGGCCGCGGTACGAGCCTGCCCGCCGTCGAGGAGTCCGGCGTCATGTTCTTCGACGAGGACCCCGTGCGGGCCCAGGAGCCGACGGCGTCCGACGGGCGCGGCGCGGCCGCCGCCCCGGTCTGGTCGGCGGCACCGGCCGTCGAGCCGCCCCGCACCACCTGGGGCGCCGCGGAGCCGCAGCCGCAGCCGGAGCGATCCGCCCCGGACGCCAACCTGCCCGCCACGCGCGGGGCTTCGGCCCCGGCCGGCACCGCGGCCACCGGCACCCCCGCCGCCGGGACCCCGTGGGGCACCGAGCCGCGCCGGTCGCCGCCGCAGCCGCAGACGCCGGAACACCCGCAGCCGCACCTGCCGCGCCAGTCGCAACAGCAGCAGTTCCCGCAACAGCCGCAGACCCCGCAGCAGCAGTCCCCGCAGCAGTCGCAGCCCGCCGCGGGTGAGGGTACGGACGGGCGGCGCGCCGGTTCCGCGCCCCTCGCGCAGGCCGCGCCCGCGCCCTGGGCGCAGCAGGTGCACGAACTCGCCCGGCAGGGCCCGGGCGGCACCGGTCCCGGTACCGGGACGGGCGGCGGCACGGCCGGCGGGGGTGTCGTCGCCGTGCCGGGGCAGCAGGGGGAGTCGGCCGGTGTGGTGCCGTGGCGGCCGCCGGTGAACGACCCGTTCGCGTCGATGGTGCAGGAGCAGGGCCGGCCGGCCGGGCTCGGCCGCCGCCTCGCCGCCCGGCTGCTCGACACGGTCATCGTCCTGGCGCTCACCGGCGCGGCCGCGGTACCGCTCGGCACGGCCGCGTACCACCACCTCAAGGACAAGGTGGACGAGGCGCGGCAGACCGGCGAGACCGTCACGGTCTGGCTGATCGACGGCACCACCGGCGTCCAGCTGGCCATCGTGGTCGGCGTCGCCCTGGTCGCCGGGCTGCTGTACGAGGTGCTGCCCACCGCCAAGTGGGGCCGGACGCTGGGCAAGAAGCTGTTCGGGCTGCGGGTGGTCGACATCGAGTCGCAGCTCGCCCCCGGCTTCGGCCCCTCGCTGCGCCGCTGGCTGACGCACACGGTGCTCGACGCGCTCGTCATCGGCGTCGTCGGTCTGGTGTGGTGCATGATCGACCGCCCGTGGCGGCAGTGCTGGCACGACAAGGCGGCCCGCACGTTCGTCGCCCGGCAGTAG
- a CDS encoding SsgA family sporulation/cell division regulator, which produces MQTVVERELELNLVLSPERSIPVPARLAYRTDDPFAVHITFHVGSDAPVNWTFARELLVEGVFRPCGHGDVRIWPTKVNGRSVICMALSSPDGNALLEAPSSPVASWLERTLRAVPPGTEHEQLGMDDGLNELLAPTTRDELWLRDPWTVTDESPEG; this is translated from the coding sequence ATGCAGACCGTGGTGGAACGCGAACTGGAACTGAACCTGGTGCTGTCGCCGGAGCGCAGCATTCCGGTACCGGCCCGGCTGGCCTATCGCACAGATGATCCCTTTGCCGTGCACATCACCTTCCATGTGGGCTCGGACGCCCCGGTGAACTGGACGTTCGCCCGCGAACTGCTGGTGGAAGGGGTGTTCCGGCCGTGCGGGCACGGGGACGTGCGCATCTGGCCGACGAAGGTCAACGGGCGCAGCGTCATCTGTATGGCGCTGAGCTCCCCGGACGGCAACGCGCTGCTGGAGGCGCCGTCCTCGCCGGTGGCGTCCTGGCTGGAGCGCACCCTGCGCGCCGTGCCGCCGGGGACCGAGCACGAGCAGCTCGGCATGGACGACGGGCTGAACGAGCTGCTGGCCCCGACGACCCGGGACGAGTTGTGGCTGCGCGATCCATGGACGGTGACGGACGAGTCGCCCGAGGGGTGA